In one window of Helianthus annuus cultivar XRQ/B chromosome 17, HanXRQr2.0-SUNRISE, whole genome shotgun sequence DNA:
- the LOC110925732 gene encoding tyrosine aminotransferase produces MENGSSSPTKKWGFRANPELNMSSDNTVRGVLYMLLSKLNQSDTRPVIPLGHGDPSAFPCFRTTKVAEDAVVESLRSANFNGYCPTVGILPARRAVAEYLSQDLPYDLSPDDVFLTLGCTQAIQTIVTVLANPNANILLPKPGFPYYEAIAKSCHLEVRHFDLLPDQDWEVDLDSVNALADENTVAMVIINPGNPCGNVFTHQHLQKVAETAKKLGILLISDEVYSHIAFGKNPFVPTGTFGSITPVITLGSISKRWIVPGWRLGWLVINDPNGILKQHGIIDCITAYLNISSDAPTFIQGAAPDILAKTKDDFFSKIVSLIKDCANICYEGIQDVPGIICPSKPAGSMFVMVKLDLSVFEDIKDDMDFCVKLIQEESVVILPGICVGINNWLRVTFAIEPSALEEGIKRLKAFCERHSKKPKTKV; encoded by the exons ATGGAAAACGGCTCGTCGTCACCAACGAAAAAATGGGGATTCCGGGCAAACCCAGAACTGAACATGTCATCGGACAACACAGTTAGAGGCGTTCTCTACATGCTCCTCTCTAAACTCAACCAATCTGACACCAGACCCGTCATCCCTCTCGGTCATGGCGACCCTTCTGCTTTCCCATGCTTCCGTACTACAAAGGTTGCAGAAGATGCCGTCGTTGAATCCCTTCGTTCTGCTAACTTCAACGGCTACTGCCCTACCGTTGGTATTCTCCCCGCTAGAAG GGCTGTGGCAGAGTACCTGTCTCAAGATCTTCCGTATGACTTATCACCGGATGATGTGTTCTTGACACTCGGTTGCACACAAGCAATTCAAACCATAGTAACTGTGCTTGCTAATCCCAATGCAAACATTCTACTTCCTAAACCCGGGTTTCCGTATTATGAAGCTATTGCTAAATCATGCCATTTGGAAGTCCGTCACTTTGACCTTCTTCCCGACCAAGACTGGGAAGTTGACCTCGATTCAGTCAACGCTCTTGCAGATGAAAATACGGTTGCCATGGTTATAATTAACCCTGGAAATCCTTGTGGAAATGTTTTCACACACCAACATCTACAAAAG GTTGCTGAGACTGCCAAGAAGCTCGGGATATTACTAATTTCCGATGAAGTTTATAGTCATATTGCTTTTGGTAAAAACCCTTTTGTTCCAACGGGAACCTTTGGATCAATCACACCTGTAATCACACTTGGTTCCATTTCAAAAAGGTGGATCGTTCCTGGTTGGCGGCTCGGGTGGCTTGTCATCAATGATCCTAATGGCATCCTTAAACAACACGGG ATCATCGATTGCATTACAGCATACCTCAATATATCCTCAGACGCTCCAACTTTTATTCAG GGAGCAGCTCCAGATATCCTAGCTAAAACGAAAGACGATTTCTTTTCAAAGATTGTTAGTTTGATAAAGGATTGTGCAAATATCTGTTATGAGGGAATTCAAGATGTCCCGGGTATAATTTGCCCCAGCAAGCCTGCAGGATCTATGTTTGTTATG GTGAAACTAGATCTATCAGTGTTTGAGGATATTAAGGATGATATGGACTTTTGTGTCAAGCTTATTCAAGAAGAATCGGTTGTAATCCTTCCAG GTATATGTGTAGGGATCAACAACTGGCTAAGGGTGACATTTGCTATCGAACCTTCTGCTCTTGAAGAAGGTATCAAGAGGCTTAAAGCTTTTTGTGAAAGACACTCCAAGAAACCAAAAACTAAAGTATGA